The genome window TATTCCTTGATGTAATTATTCCTTTGGATCAGGCATTGCGGTAGATAAAAATAGGACATTAGTTTGGAAAGAAGActattaaaggaaagaaaaaaaaaacgatgtatTCTAATTTACCTGTCCACgcctgtaagtatatatatatatatatatatatatatatatatatatatatatattacatatatataaataaatatataaatatttatatataagcatatatatataaatacttatacgtaaatacatatatattcatatatatacacacacacacacacacacacacacaaatatatacgtgtgcgtgtgtgtgtgtgtgtatgtgtgcgtgtgcgtgtgagtgtgtgtgtgtgtgtgtgtgtgtgtttgtgtgtgtgtgtgtgtgtgtgtgtgtgtttgtgtgtgtgtgtgtgtgtgtgtgtgtgtgtgtgtgtgtatgtgtgtgagtgtgttgtgtgagggtatgtgtgtgagtgtatatgtgtgtgtgtatgtgtgtgtgtgtgcgcgcgcgcatatattcatacacacacatgcacacatatatcctcacacactcacacacacacacacacacacacacacacacacacacacacacacacacatcatgtaaatacatatatattcatcaggAGTGGCACTGTTCAAGTTGATAAGCGTTAAAATTGATTATATCCTCTCGTATTAGTCTTAGAAATGAGCTATTAACACggaagttttatttcatttttacatgTCTGTACATGTACATAAGCGCCAGAATTTGCAACAAGTTTGAATAACCTATATTAGGAAAATATAATATGGGGTATTTTGAGTAAAGAATGCAGACATATGAATCAATATGGATAACAAGACGTTATTAAATCCGAGTAGTTCTTGCCACATATAACTAGAACCTTCCCTCCAACTCCAATGTATGATATCTTGGAAAAAAAAGTACAGCGTGATAATGAACTCTTCGAATAAGCTTGCAGGGAAAATATGAGATTTGCAAAATATACATAAtgaagttttacagtgtgggtttttataccatagtatcaacacggtagtgtgttttctcctttcatacataaTGAAGAACAGACTGCTAAACGGAAATGCaatctaatgattataatatttcttgttctcttcaGTAACTCGTATCTGTATTTGTGATGTGACATCCTGCTGGTCTTAACCAAGTGACTACTTCAAATCCGTAACAAAAAGCCGACTAATCCCTGCATGGCGGTCTGGTTTTGTTATACTGACAAACCTCTGCACTGGCGGCGTACAATACAAAGCATTCACGAACAAGTCTGTAGGCTTATCTATATCAGAAAAGGGGAGTTTTTCTTCAGGGTAAGTTTCGTGCTCATCGATGTGTCATCTCAAACAGTAACAAACTTATTACTTCTAATCAAATGAATAACAACTTTCCGGAAGGGTTAATTTCCGTATTAGTTGATTCAATCATCATTAAACTTTTAGTTCAAAGTTAAAATTAGGGATTCGCATTTATCCGACATTGCGTTCTTTACAAGAATAATTAATTCATACAGCGTAGTTAAAATGCATATCAAAAAGATAAGCTCCGATAAACATGAATGTGTTAGTTttaagagagggaagggcaaCTGCTGCTCTGTGCATTCTCTCACGCTTCTCATAGCATCTATCATGTAAGCGGACTACTGACGTCACGTGGGAAAGCAATAATTTTGGTAGATGTATAAATTACGCACTCGACAAGGAAGGTCCGCAGACACTACCAAGAACTGTGCACTTCGAAACCCAAAGACAATGCGCGCATCATTATTCTTCCTGGCGGTAGCCCTTAGCGCCGCGGCTGCGGAATTGGAGGACAGTTGCCTAGCATGCATGTGTTACGTGAGGCACTACTCTTTGTTGCGTTGTAGCATAATTTTGTGTAATCGTCCAGTCCCTCTAATATCAGTATTTCTCACCGAGCGATTTTGAGAAATAAATAGAAGACTAATCTTTCCCGACACAAATTATCAATAAAACACCAGTTTGGTTGTGTGtaaacacacgcgcactcatTTATTGTGTGCTCAGTGAGCTCAGGTGCCCAAGTGATTAGAACTCCAACGATTCTATTTTACTCCCCTTGAATTGTTTCAGGTATCCAGTAATGGTTGCGTCATGCCAGATGAAGTGTGCAGAACCACAACATGGTCAGAAGTGTGTGGACCCTGGGCCGTTACCAAGCCTTACTGGGAAGACGCCCATAAGCCAGGCGGTGGTATGTCTAAATACTTATGAAAAAATACGgacaccctcattatcatcatcatcgtcattttcaacCTGTATCTTTCCAATGCAGGGCAAAGGCATTCCGGTCTAGTACTCTGTTTCCAGTTCCATTACGATATCTTGCCACTGGTCTTCTCAATGGCCTCAATATGTCAGCTAATACCCAGACTTCTTTTTCCATTTGCCGTCCTATTTCTTGCACAAAAAAGTTACAATTTTTAATGCAAATTGTATGTGCAAAATAGTTTGATCTGGCAATATGATCATAAACTCGATCAGCAAGAGTACAAcgaaatatatatggattatgttcAGTCAAGCATTTTACTGTGAATTATCTTGAATAAAGGATCCTGTCTGTTCGTCTCATCCCACAGATCACTTCAGTCATTATCATGAGACACACAATTTAAGACCCGTTTAAGACAACTTGTTTTAAAGGTACGACAGACGTCCCCCACTGTCTTTTCCTACGCATTACAGATTACTGGTGATTACTGGGAAACGGCCTCGGGGAAATTTGTTTCGCCCGACAGTCTTCCTTTACTTCCCGTTGAATGTTTTATTTCACCTTTCATAATTCTTGTTAGTCACATTCatcaatgaaatatatatatatatatatatatatatatatatatatatatatatatatatatatatatatatataaaccttattCTGCTCACAGAATTTTACACATGTATGGCTGACTGGGACTGCAACGAGCAGACCGTCCGGGCTTACCTGGACAGGTACGTAGAGAATCCTTTCGCCAATTGCGAGACCTACGCCCGCACGCACTACGGAGGGCCGTGGGGGATGAATGAAGACTACGCGACCGATTACTGGTTACTGGTCAAGGACTGCCTGGACAACGGGCTTTTCACACCTCCTCCGAATGTAGAGTGACATACCTTGTGTTGGTGACTCAAAAAAGCTGATCTACATGCAAAGACTTGAAAAATAAAATTCCAAGGAAATACCCTAGATTTATTGCTGCCCATTTACCCATATGCACTTACTCTCGAAGACATCTCTGGTTGATGTTTGATGTATTTAGATCTATGTGTTGCATAGCATACATATGGCTTTCCATAATTCCACAAacatttgtattgtattgtaataTGAATTAATCCATTTCCTTCTTGTGAAATAGGCCTATAAATTTGAACTTCCCTCCCCTACAGTATGTTTAAAGCAGGTTAGGAAAGTTGCCCAAATTAAAGAAATAGCCACTTTTTCCATTCCTGGATATCTGTGGTTATttcaataattctctctctctctctctctctctatctatatatatatatatatatatgaaaggaaaaccgccacagtaagaaaataaaattgaaatgtaacgtttcgaactcttcacgagttcctcttcagacgaatgaatggtttatcattcgtctgaagaggaactcgtgaagagttcgaaacgttacatttcaattttattttcttactgtggcggttttcctttcatctttgtgtacacgttactgtgtttgtctttgtgtcatatatatatatatatatatatatatatatatatatgtatatatgtatatatatataaacacacacacgtgtgcgtgtgtgtgtctgtatgcgtatacatctatctatctatctatctatatatatatatcatacataaatataaatatatatataaatatatatatatgcaaacacacacacacacacacacacacacacacacacacacacacacacgcctcactcgtgaggcgtgaggcgtaaGGCGGAAGGAGCGACTCTAAGAGGCCATAGGTGTGAGGAGAGATGcgcaaggagatgaagaagaaaagtgaggaaaagtgaggacGCAGCTACAAACACCTGTTACGTGAGATGTagaaaagtgtgaacattacTAGCGATTATTGGTCACAAGATGCACTGAGCTAGGGGGCAATTAAAACGGTGGATTTATATTGCATgcattattttgcttatttatattttcttctatgtttcatatttttatctttatcatttttatttttttattttgtgggtatgaatttgaataataatCTGGATAGTAATAGGGTTTCCTTTAAAACCAATTGTTAAACTTGAGTAACAAAGCAGAGATGATCCGTAagaggttgtactggtggagggcccaagtcagatatactgaggtgtgtatatatgaaagtttgaggccaggtcagggaggattgttatatatctatatcaatgcggtattgcattattccaactttcatatatatacacatatcagtatatctaacttcggtttcgaatttctaaatcaatttccagcgagtgcccacggggagtgtgtgtaaaacctcgctatcattactcatgtatgagtagataggtaatgtctatggagctagttagatcctatttttcacactccttttagtgggtcgtgtggcatggttggtttagcactggccctccggtctcatacccagagtgacctaggttcgaggccaggtcagggaggattgctatatatctatatcaatgcggtattgcattattccaacttacatatatatgcatatatatatagacatatatacacacagacacatatatacaaatatacatatatacatatagacacatatatatatacatatagacatatatacatatagacacacacacacacacacacacacacacacacacacatatatatatatatatatatatatatatatatagacacatctatatacacacgcatacatatatgcatacatatatgtgtgtgtttgtgtgtctgtatttatatatgtatatatatcaacagtatatatatggtttatatatataatatatatatatgtttatatatttatatatatatatgcatttatataatatatatgtttatataaacatatatgtatttatatgatatatatatatgtatatttatatatatctatatatatatatatatatatattatatatatgtatatatttgtatatatatttcactgcaggacataggcctctctcatttcattatgtTTGCCGGTGGCCCGTAGACTTTCATCGGGTTCAGTGATTGCGGCTGCCTCTCCGGCACCTGAATATACCTtaaagagaatattgacaatccagtaattctagttttacctttttatgttcagtttgccattttatgttcagtttgtctttttatgttcagtttgcctttttatgttcagtttgcctttttatgatcagtttgcctttttatgttgtgttatgtgtgcgcatgtgtgaattcgtttaaatcttttgacctcgtcctcattttactttgtctttcttAAGTTACCCCCGTTTtccagttttctgttttctttagcatttcgtctgttactttttttttattcttttatatctgtACTTTTGTTTGTCACTTCTTAATCTTTTAgctttcattttatcttctaattatttttatccttatttactTGTTAACGGGGACATTTAGATATAACTTGTTCACAGAGAGCGTGCGCGCCCTCTACCTTTAAAAGGGGGCCGCACAGTATACTCGGGcccactcgtgtacgagactttgaccagctcggacctctctcttttcagacgcagcagcaatagacccaagccttgtgccacaggagctaccctggtgtccggggcctctcgtctcgctcggcgctattgcttctgagtttataacgtaatttacttagagtaaatctgattttttcagcattttgtgctttgcctgcaccttcagtgcattgattttgcaggtcacacgagactacagtaggcgtagtcagcaccccacctcagacccgcagctctcttctacaccagggcagcccttacgggctttgacccctgggtagggaggcccagtagtctggggcgtcctttgggcgcaccttttctttattctgaattctcttcctctcttcatgtgacttccctgagcctaccggagtacccttgtgggctcccgtattcgcttggggggtgggcatcgaattaccgcccttcgcactaggcaagttcggcggtaaggaggtgtctcgatccctctttggtactggagaacgcaaccaggcttccactgggggggtagag of Penaeus chinensis breed Huanghai No. 1 chromosome 37, ASM1920278v2, whole genome shotgun sequence contains these proteins:
- the LOC125045643 gene encoding lysozyme-like, whose amino-acid sequence is MRASLFFLAVALSAAAAELEDSCLACMCYVSSNGCVMPDEVCRTTTWSEVCGPWAVTKPYWEDAHKPGGEFYTCMADWDCNEQTVRAYLDRYVENPFANCETYARTHYGGPWGMNEDYATDYWLLVKDCLDNGLFTPPPNVE